A segment of the Lolium perenne isolate Kyuss_39 chromosome 3, Kyuss_2.0, whole genome shotgun sequence genome:
GAAAATTCCCAAGAAACTTTGGATGATGAAACTCATGTGAAGACTAGGACTTCTTTAAATGCTCAGACCATATTAATTTCGATGTCCAGCCAAAACATCAGGAATAAAGCAGTTTGTGAGCAGAGTCATCTTTCCAGAATAACTTACTATGGGTATTTTGACACATCTCTGGGGATATATCTGAAAGATACTTTACTTAGTGAGGTCATACATCTTTTTTTTTGTTAATCTAACAAATCATTCATTGGCTTTATTTATGTTTAAGTAACAAGTACTTTACTTGCAGAAACACAATTGCTTATCATGTGCTGAGCCTCCAGAAGCTCACATGTACTCTTACACCCACCGTGATGGTACTCTCACTGTTCTTGTAAGAAGCCTTCCGTTGGGGGCAGCACTTTCCGGTCAGGACCAAGGAAGAATTTGGATGTGGACCAGGTGCTTGAGATGTAGTGGTAATCCCACAAATAGGGTTATAATATCTTCCTCTGCACGCAATCTCTCGTTTGGGAAGTTCCTTGAACTCAGTTTCTCAACGCATTCTTCTGCTAAGAAGCTATCAACATGTGGACATTTGCTGCATAGGGACTGCCTACGTTTCTTTGGGTAAATGTCAGAAGATGCTCCTAGGTTCATAAGTTCATTTTCAACATGACATCACTAAAAAATATTCATCTCATGACATGCAGATTGGGATCTAAAGTTGCTATGTTCAGATACTCGTCTGTTGAAATATATTCTGCTTGTAAGCCACCAATGGCTTTGCAGTTTCATGACCCAAACAAAAAAGAGTGGCTTGATGTTGAAGTTAAGAATGTGTGTGCCTACAATTTTTTTTCTGCAGCCATACATTTATCTTTAGCTCTATTATTCTTGCATCTTAACATACTTCTATTCTTGAAGGTCCTTCTTAAATGGAAGCTACTCTTTTCTGAAATTGGAAACATAATACAAGGCATGAAATCAAGATACTCTGGTGAAGCCATGGGGGAAAACAGGAACAATTCGGCATATGAGGGATTATTTTTGGAAGTCAATGGTATGCTTGCACAAGAGAAAGATGAATTTGAGGTAAGCCTATTTTTTCTCCCATTAGTTCTTTTCCTCAGCAAAGGGTTGGTTATTATATTTTATGTGTTAAGGTGTTAACATATCCTCTGCACACAAGGTTTCTCTGAATGCATTTGATCACATTGCTAAACCGGAGGCTTGTGCTTACGATATCCTTAGCTTGAACTGGCTGTATCAACAACTGCTTCTTGGATTTTATATTTGGGATATCCGTCTTCGTCATCTTCTCCAGTACAGTAAAATAAATGCCACATCGTCTGACAATTCTACTCACAAAAGCAAAGCGGAGAATGAGCTGAGAAGTTGTAAAAATATTGCCGTACATGGGGACTCGCTATCTGTCCCGAATATTGCAATGGAGGAAGAAGCAACTATAAATTCTTCTGGCGATTTTGACAATTCCCGTAGCGGCATAATTTCAGAGAAGGATCAGCTTACTGAGAACTCAATAATCAAAGAGCAAGGGTCTTCTCTAGGTGTTGCTGATGAAAATGGGTCTCATAAAATTGACTCCTCTGTTCAGAATGTTAACCATGTTTGCTTAGATAAATCAAGTGTTTTACCAGTCAAGAATGATGAACACCCTGCACCAGCCAGAGGGGGCGATGAAATTCCCCCTGTTGCCATTCCATGTAAAGGCTTGCATGTATTGCGTAACTTGCTGGATTTCGCAAGTGATGGCACAGGAGACTGGGTCTGGAGTAAGTTCAGTCACTTGGAAAGGGAGTACAAGAAAGAAATACAACTTGGTTCTTTGGATAAGTTTCATCTAATCAACAAATACACCCCGTCTTCTTCATCACTGACGCAGCTCAAATACCAAATGCACCTGATGCATTTTACAGTTGGCCCATGTGGTAATATCTTGTCAATTGCTGACGAAGAGGTGTCTAGCATTATTGGTTATGCACTAGCTATATCTGAACAACAAGGAATTTACTCCGAAGCTGCATTTGAAAAGGATGAACTTATATCTAGAAACAAGCTAGATAAAGTAGCACCCAGCAACTTGGCCAGAGGTATCTCGATGCCGGCATCAGTTGTGTCTACAAATAAATCTTTAGAAAAGGATCATAGTATGTTAAGCAATGCATCCTCATTAACATATGAGGAATCAACATCTGGATTTTATGATTCATTTCTGTCAGCATTAAAAGATATGCATCCTGAAATTTGTCTGAATAGTGAAAAGCTAGCTTTGAAGAGCAAATACACTGTTGTTTCTATATATGCAAGGCAATTCTATGAGCTTCGGAAGATATGTTGCCCATCGGAACTTGCTTATATTTCATCCATAAGCCGTTGTAAAATATGGAATGCACAAGGTGGTAAGAGCAAGGCTTTTTTTGCGAAATCAATGGATGACAGATTTATCATAAAAGAAATCAAGAAGACAGAGTTTGACTCATTCTTAAAGTTTGGCCTCGAATACTTCAAGCATTTTGGTGTATCTCAGGCCTCAAGTAACCCTACTTGCCTTGCTAAAATACTGGGAATATATCAGGTCCAGAATGAATCTTTCCCAAAGCTCTGTACTGTTAATTACTCGTGCTATCTGATGTTCATGTTCTAATTATCTCTAATAACTATTTGCAGGTCAAGGAAATTAGGAATGGTAAGGAGACAAGGACTAATTTCATGGTTATGGAGAATCTTTTATTTGGACGTAACATACTACGTCGATATGATCTGAAGGGTGCTCTTTTCTCACGATATGTCGCTGACTCAAAAAATCCTGAGAGTGTACTGTTGGATCAAAACTTTATTGAAGACATGCGTACCATGCCTATCTACATTGAAGGAAAAACCAAAAACCTCATGGAACGTGCTATTTGGAACGATACATCTTTTCTATGTGTAAGTATGCTTGTTCCTGGAAATAGTTTTTTATCGAGTATATAtgcatctgttttttttttgtaaaaatgTACACATCCATTGCGTTGGTGCTGAAGCTTACAAGTTGAATTTCTTATGTTTTCAGCGTATGAATGTCATGGATTACTCCTTGTTTGTTGGAGTGGACAAACAGAAGAAGGAACTTGTGTTCGGAATTATAGATTACTTGAGGCAATATACCTGGGACAAACAACTAGAGTCTTGGGTGAAGACATCACTTGTTGTTCCCAAGAATCTTTCTCCAACAGTAATCTCACCAAAGGAGTATAAATTAAGATTCAGGATATTTATGTCTCAGTACTTCCTATCGGTTCCAGATGTTTGAGTCTGGAGGCATGATCATTTGTGATGTTGGTGGCCGACCTTATCTTTGGTATGGTTCATGCTGCCATGGTCCTTGCTTTACTGTAAAATGTCGTTGAGTTTTATCGTGGCTGTGACGTCATATGTGTTCAGTGTTAAATTTTATTTTGTTCTTTTTGTGGTGTGTGTATCCTTGTCCGTAATTTGCTTCTCAACTGTTGTACATAGCATTAGAGGCTTTAGGGCATCAGATTCCCAGGGACCGCAAAAGGCAAATCAATGGTGATAGACATACACATACCCAAAGAAATATTCTTTATTGATGATTGTTAGGGTGTAGATGGAATGTAGGTGAGGCATTAGTGTAACCTAATTTTTGAATTTGGAATAAGTTGTGCGATGTAAACCTTTACTGCCGACAAAAGATTTCCAGAATACGACGCATGAGAGTTGCACAGCTTTCCATACTGTAAAATTTGTAGTCTTGGATGCTTTATCATTTTTAAGCAATGGTTGTACTATTTCTCAACAAATATATATTTCTTATTAAGCAaatttttactaaacattcaTAAATGATAGTCCATCTCTCATCGTCATTTCTTCCGACCGATTGATGAGATCACACAATCCTGCTGTACAAGAACCTGagaaccaacatgaggttgagtggttaggagggtggttgtacccccagcccaccagagttcaaatcctaggtttgacatttgtgtgtctcataaaggcggaatattcattcagtgggaggcgacgttcccgtcaacAGCGAGacgtctgtggtgacttcgtcaatttcaagatccaatccgccggctcagtcttccggaggtgctcataggggtaggctgtgcgtgtgtgcgttcatagaggtgagtgtatgcgcatgtatgtgagcgtctgtgtttgtactgtgtttctcaacaaaaaaaaaccgCTACACCTCCAGGCGGACCCAGCGTGCTGGAGCACGAGCATCTTCGAGAGACCGAGTCTAAGAAACTGATTCGGCGGGTCTTAAGATTGATGAAGTCACCATGAACGCTTTGCTGTCGACGGAAACGTTCCCTCCCACTAAAGACTGAAATTCACGCACCAAGATCTGCATGTAATAAGGATTGTCTTTTTTCTCTTTCCCACATGTAGCTTAGAATTACGAATTCTACTTGCTCACGTACCTTAGAGTTAACGTAACTTCTATTCATGAAGGTAAAAGTGCAAAATATAAGTAAAATGAGTACCAATTTTAATATAATACTATAGATTTTCGTTTTTAATTCGTAGATAGTACTACGGAGTAGCGTTTTTCTTTCGTAGTTAATAAACATGCCCATCGGTATTCGTATCTTCAGTGctacatctttttttttttttttttttttttttttgaaaacggtGGTTTGTATTAATCGGTAGTAGAGTTCTGATTACATTCTACCAAGGTCAGCTCCAACACGCAGGGAGGTGCTGAACCTTGTAACACACCACCAGTACAACTCACACGACTAAACCTGGCCAACTCATGAGCCGGCCTATTATCTTCTCTTGCCACTTTTCTGAAGATGAAGTCAGGTAGCAGAGAAACCAACCGATGAATGTCCGCTAGCACACTCGATGTATGGGAGCGATCCCTACCATTAGAGTTTGCCTTTTTTATTAGAGCATCACTGTCACTCTCAATAATTAGGCTACTATCCACCAGTTTAACAGCTTGCTTGATCCCTTCTAAACAAGCCAGCGCTTCTGCAGTTTCCGCATTATCACAATCAGAAAGAATTCCCCAGGCGGACCATTTGATCTGTCCAAGGTGATTACGAGCTAGAGCACCCCACGAGGCGAAGTTTGATTCTTTAATGAAACTAGCATCCACACTTAAGCATTGCCAGCCCGTGTCTGGTGGCTTCCACCTTGATTTCATTTCATTCTTCTTTGGTTCCTCATGTATCTCCTTCATTTCAAACATTGGACTTTTTCCTTTCCTATCTTCAGGCTGCTTTTTCTCTCTAATATTTGACAACACCTGCCAGTAGTTGCTTAAGAAATCAGTCGACTGGTTTATTCCCACCTTCCCATCTCCAAAGATGCAATTGTTTCTTAGGTGCCAGGCCCTCCACCAAACCAGCATCAGCTTTCCGCGCATATCTGGGCTTGAAGCATTCAGAATGTTCAGAGTCCACTCCTTCCCACTATTTCTCAGTTTTTCTTCAGGTGGTAGCTTCcagatttttctcatgctttctctTAAGGCGGCAGCTTTGGTGCAGGTCATAGTGGCATGGTAtccatcttcttcttctcttccgcaTATGGTGCAAGTTGGATCAGTTGTCATATTACGCAAGCACCGGTTTTTTTGTACGGCTAGTGCTTCCGTGGCTAGTCTCCAACTAAAGATCTTCACCTTTTGTGGTACTTTTGTTTTCCATATCACATCCCAGATCGGACGGTCTCCATTAGGATTGTCACTTTGCTGGCCTGAGCAGAAATTCTCGGAATTCTGAAGTAGGGCGAGTCTGTATGCACTCCGAACACTGAAGTTGCCCGATTTTTCAAAGTGCCAGGCTATATAGTCTTCTTCAGCTGAGTGAGGTAAACGAATTCGCAAAATTTCCTCGGCATCATAATTTGGGAACATTGACCTGACTAGGTCTTCCTTCCATGTCATTGAGCTGTTGTCTATTAGGTCCGAAACCCAACGGTATCTGCCTCCACCAATCTTTGTCGAGGGTCTTAAGTTTCCTCTCGGGACCCAATTATCACGCCAAATCCGGATTTTTGATCCAGATTGGACACGCCATATCACTCCTTTTTTCAAGAGCTCAAGTCCATGACAAATGCCCTGCCAACCTGGGGAAGAGTTCTGGATAAAAGCAGTGTCAGTGAGTTCAGCATTAGGAAAATATTTTGCTTTGAAAATTCTGGCACAAAGGCTATGAGGGAATACTAGCAGTCTCCAGGCCTGCCTGGCTAGGAGGGCTTGATTGAACAACCTGTAGTCCCTAAAGCCCAGACCTCCGAAATATTAGGAGCAATAATTTTCTCCCATGACTTCCAATGGGTTTTTCGTCTGTCTAACTCATCGCCCCACCAAAAGTGTGGCACCCCGgaccaactgtccgaaatacccgttatgcattcactcatgatcccatgatcagtgtaacatgagcacataaccgaactgataaacagagttacaacatccattacatagtaccgaaataataaatagtcttacaaacggtcttatgaccaagtcttacacaaatggccacatcgggctgaattcaaacatccaaaagcagcggatacaaatcaacttcgtcgggcccaagtcatgccttaaaccctacaggcagctgaccgggaaacgtcctaagtcgcatagtcgtcctgataaCCACCATCATCTTCGaaatcctcctcatagtctggccaagtaaatagccagggacaaagccgtgagtacattttgaattgtactcgcaaaccatttacaAAGTAACATATTAAAGGAAACAAGGTACCGAGAACTTCACTAGGAGACTAAGAGGGAATGTCTAATTTCATTTAAGAATATGTCATGTAGGAGAGAAGAAGTGTTTTGGTGGAGTTagcatctcaacttcatgggCGAAGGAGACACTTAAAGACTCAACTAAGACATCCCTACAAGAATTAATTTAAGAAGACTCTTCACGACATAAACACCTAGGAAGGGTAGACCCAaattttatttcctttccgaccatctcatcATGGCCACCACTATTTTTCCGGTACTCCAAGTACCAACAGAAACATTTCCTTTCTTTGCAAAACATTTCcaaaacaaaactcaacacagctaagcaacggccatcccaactgtccatgaccgcggacgcggctattcgaatagatttgactctgcagagtttgcgcactttccccacaagatccgataaatccgccgggatcatccccggtccatcatacgaaagtatgtgggTCTCGGATAATCGGTCGAAACTTTTCGCTTATTCaaattagcaagaggtcctaccctatggagtatgtacctccccggcaccgtggcagcacacctccatttgagcgtggctccaccgccaagccaggagacccatagtgtcttccggacgggtcagccccgaaggcctcccgttatactattgtcccaaccttgacaacccggactcgggggtaaccgtacccttgtatagttatgcGGTGCCTCAAGCTAAGgtgaacaaacgtcaagttaagccccgtgcccatgttggagtaatgtggttgcgcggattggttgttccgggcgaatacatagAACCATGTGT
Coding sequences within it:
- the LOC127344187 gene encoding putative 1-phosphatidylinositol-3-phosphate 5-kinase FAB1D isoform X1, coding for MSKMCHAVESEEANVDGVHNVPTCSDSCWENCTHGKKISVPSGEMERLSTQASPCGTPYGTPLFSRASSFSSFASCFSRFDHSHMDTDSEEELLDTGQLHPDIFVSDEFMEMEKGNLVKEDECQPSHAIVSNDGANNPISSDQSIISGQPQLETDQGTTKEKFDASNVILDTSVSKEPDRDILSNDQLTGMQYGVSLEDNDLKKPNVIYVEEVTSLPMPGGEIIPLNEQVMGQRDSTKENTIVYNNILNTESDMKSDGNFESGIDYLYPLVSPSFDSDPLIWLPPEPANMDDDVDTLANPEDDSDNNDTGWGKSSLNHSFDEERSKNSHEDQLQKAMSEVMNGQFKILVGRFLAAEGFSLSDEGTDNTWLDIVASLSWQAALLVKPDDNVGNSMDPGLYVKVKCIASGSCQQSEVINGLVFKKSAAHKQMRANIKHPKLLILQGAIGNFSTGLSSMNSMKQESEQLEKTLSDAIGKWHPDVILVEKAVSRNVNEYVQKQGVTLVSDMNMHRLERIALCTGSPIISLQDVHKKTNLIKQCESIHFEKFVEEHNHTVEGGRRSSKTFLFLEGFPKPQGCTILLKGSTSEILKKIKRVLHFTVFAAYHLVLETSFFADQRSFITQKNATQKEDYLKAEPQLLFPSSTSDEQYANMKELANSRNSTSQHLHDSEMSSKGSGSQAILSNSSLPDLDHSTKIIGETLCSDSAESTSCDEFGGSTFTATSEKISMQKKEAPGENSQETLDDETHVKTRTSLNAQTILISMSSQNIRNKAVCEQSHLSRITYYGYFDTSLGIYLKDTLLSEKHNCLSCAEPPEAHMYSYTHRDGTLTVLVRSLPLGAALSGQDQGRIWMWTRCLRCSGNPTNRVIISSSARNLSFGKFLELSFSTHSSAKKLSTCGHLLHRDCLRFFGLGSKVAMFRYSSVEIYSACKPPMALQFHDPNKKEWLDVEVKNVLLKWKLLFSEIGNIIQGMKSRYSGEAMGENRNNSAYEGLFLEVNGMLAQEKDEFEVSLNAFDHIAKPEACAYDILSLNWLYQQLLLGFYIWDIRLRHLLQYSKINATSSDNSTHKSKAENELRSCKNIAVHGDSLSVPNIAMEEEATINSSGDFDNSRSGIISEKDQLTENSIIKEQGSSLGVADENGSHKIDSSVQNVNHVCLDKSSVLPVKNDEHPAPARGGDEIPPVAIPCKGLHVLRNLLDFASDGTGDWVWSKFSHLEREYKKEIQLGSLDKFHLINKYTPSSSSLTQLKYQMHLMHFTVGPCGNILSIADEEVSSIIGYALAISEQQGIYSEAAFEKDELISRNKLDKVAPSNLARGISMPASVVSTNKSLEKDHSMLSNASSLTYEESTSGFYDSFLSALKDMHPEICLNSEKLALKSKYTVVSIYARQFYELRKICCPSELAYISSISRCKIWNAQGGKSKAFFAKSMDDRFIIKEIKKTEFDSFLKFGLEYFKHFGVSQASSNPTCLAKILGIYQVKEIRNGKETRTNFMVMENLLFGRNILRRYDLKGALFSRYVADSKNPESVLLDQNFIEDMRTMPIYIEGKTKNLMERAIWNDTSFLCRMNVMDYSLFVGVDKQKKELVFGIIDYLRQYTWDKQLESWVKTSLVVPKNLSPTVISPKEYKLRFRIFMSQYFLSVPDV
- the LOC127344187 gene encoding putative 1-phosphatidylinositol-3-phosphate 5-kinase FAB1D isoform X2, whose translation is MSKMCHAVESEEANVDGVHNVPTCSDSCWENCTHGKKISVPSGEMERLSTQASPCGTPYGTPLFSRASSFSSFASCFSRFDHSHMDTDSEEELLDTGQLHPDIFVSDEFMEMEKGNLVKEDECQPSHAIVSNDGANNPISSDQSIISGQPQLETDQGTTKEKFDASNVILDTSVSKEPDRDILSNDQLTGMQYGVSLEDNDLKKPNVIYVEEVTSLPMPGGEIIPLNEQVMGQRDSTKENTIVYNNILNTESDMKSDGNFESGIDYLYPLVSPSFDSDPLIWLPPEPANMDDDVDTLANPEDDSDNNDTGWGKSSLNHSFDEERSKNSHEDQLQKAMSEVMNGQFKILVGRFLAAEGFSLSDEGTDNTWLDIVASLSWQAALLVKPDDNVGNSMDPGLYVKVKCIASGSCQQSEVINGLVFKKSAAHKQMRANIKHPKLLILQGAIGNFSTGLSSMNSMKQESEQLEKTLSDAIGKWHPDVILVEKAVSRNVNEYVQKQGVTLVSDMNMHRLERIALCTGSPIISLQDVHKKTNLIKQCESIHFEKFVEEHNHTVEGGRRSSKTFLFLEGFPKPQGCTILLKGSTSEILKKIKRVLHFTVFAAYHLVLETSFFADQRSFITQKNATQKEDYLKAEPQLLFPSSTSDEQYANMKELANSRNSTSQHLHDSEMSSKGSGSQAILSNSSLPDLDHSTKIIGETLCSDSAESTSCDEFGGSTFTATSEKISMQKKEAPGENSQETLDDETHVKTRTSLNAQTILISMSSQNIRNKAVCEQSHLSRITYYGYFDTSLGIYLKDTLLSEKHNCLSCAEPPEAHMYSYTHRDGTLTVLVRSLPLGAALSGQDQGRIWMWTRCLRCSGNPTNRVIISSSARNLSFGKFLELSFSTHSSAKKLSTCGHLLHRDCLRFFGLGSKVAMFRYSSVEIYSACKPPMALQFHDPNKKEWLDVEVLLKWKLLFSEIGNIIQGMKSRYSGEAMGENRNNSAYEGLFLEVNGMLAQEKDEFEVSLNAFDHIAKPEACAYDILSLNWLYQQLLLGFYIWDIRLRHLLQYSKINATSSDNSTHKSKAENELRSCKNIAVHGDSLSVPNIAMEEEATINSSGDFDNSRSGIISEKDQLTENSIIKEQGSSLGVADENGSHKIDSSVQNVNHVCLDKSSVLPVKNDEHPAPARGGDEIPPVAIPCKGLHVLRNLLDFASDGTGDWVWSKFSHLEREYKKEIQLGSLDKFHLINKYTPSSSSLTQLKYQMHLMHFTVGPCGNILSIADEEVSSIIGYALAISEQQGIYSEAAFEKDELISRNKLDKVAPSNLARGISMPASVVSTNKSLEKDHSMLSNASSLTYEESTSGFYDSFLSALKDMHPEICLNSEKLALKSKYTVVSIYARQFYELRKICCPSELAYISSISRCKIWNAQGGKSKAFFAKSMDDRFIIKEIKKTEFDSFLKFGLEYFKHFGVSQASSNPTCLAKILGIYQVKEIRNGKETRTNFMVMENLLFGRNILRRYDLKGALFSRYVADSKNPESVLLDQNFIEDMRTMPIYIEGKTKNLMERAIWNDTSFLCRMNVMDYSLFVGVDKQKKELVFGIIDYLRQYTWDKQLESWVKTSLVVPKNLSPTVISPKEYKLRFRIFMSQYFLSVPDV